Genomic segment of Penaeus vannamei isolate JL-2024 chromosome 36, ASM4276789v1, whole genome shotgun sequence:
atatatatatatatatacacacacgcacacacacacacacacacacacacacacacacacacacacacacacacacacacacacacacacacacacacacacacatatatatatatatatatatatatatatatatatatatatatatatatatatatatatatatatatatatatatatatatatatataatgtatgtgtatatatatatattacatatatgtatatatatatatatatatatatatatatatatatatatatatatatatatatatataatgtatgtattatatgtattatatatattatatatatacatatatgtatatatatttatttatttatttatttatttatgtatatatatatatatatatatatatatatatatatatatatatatgtatatatatatatctatctatctatctatatatatatatatatatatatatatatatatatatatatatatatatatatatatgcatatgcatatatgaatttgtatttatatatatgcatatatggatttgtattaatatatatggataaatgtatttatttatatttgcatatgtatgcatatatgtatttatatatatcgatatattgtatttatatatatggatatatgtatttatatatatggatatatgtatttaagtatatgcagatatgtatttatatatatgtatatatgtatttatatatatgtatatatgtatttatatatatgtatatatgtatttatatatatggatatatgtatttatatatatgtatatatgtatttatatatatctatatatgtatttatatatttgtatatatatacatctatatatatgtatatatatttttatgtatatttatataaatgtatatatgtatatatatttatatatatatatttatatatatttatatatatgtatatatatttacatatatttatatatatatatatatatatatatatatatatatatgtttatatatatttatatatatatatatatatatatatatatatatttatatatatgtatgtatatatatatatttatatatatgtatgtatatatatatatatttatatatatgtatatatatatttatatatttatatatatttatatacatatatatatatttatatttatttatatatatatttatatatatatatatatatatatatatatatatatatatatatatatatatatacatatatatatatatatatatatatatatttatatatatatatatatatatatatatatatatatatatatatatgtatatatttatatatatatatttaggtatatctatgtatatatttatatatatatatgtatatgtatatgtatatatatatatatatatatatatatatatatatatatttaggtatatgtatatatatatttatatatatattaatatatatttatatatatatatatatatatatatatatatatatatatatacatttatatatatttatatatatatatatatatatatatatatatatatacatttatatatatttaaataaatatatatatatatatacatatatatataaatatatgtatatatatatatatatatatatatatatatatatatatatatatatgcatgtatatatgtgtgtgtgtgtctgcgtgtgtatatgtatgtatgtatatgtatatatatatatatatatatatacatacatatatatatatatgtatatatgtatatatgtatatatatgtatatatatatgtatatgtatatgtatatatatgtatatatgcatatatatatatatatatatatgtgtatatgtatatatatatatgtatatgtgtatatgtatatatatatgtgtatatgtatatatgtatatatatgtatatatatgtatatatgtatatatatgtatatgtatatatatgtatatatgcatatatatatgtatatatgcatatatataaataaataaatatataaatatatatatatatacatatatacatatatgtatgtatatatatatatataaatatatatatatatatacatatatacatatatgtatacatacatatatatatacatatgtatatatatatatatatatatatatatatatatatatatatatatatatatatatatatatatatgcatatatatatacatatatatatatatatacatatatatatatatacatatatatatacatatatatatacatacatatatatatatatatacatatatatatatacatatacatatatatatatacatatacatatatatatatatatatatatatatatatatatatatatatatatatatatatatatatatatatatatatatatatatatatatatatatatatgtatatgtatatatatatatatgtatatatatatatgtatatatatatatatatatatatatatgtatatgtatatgtatatatctatatgtatatatgtatatatgtatatatatatgtatatatatatatgtatatatatatatgtgtatatatatatatatatatatatatatatgtatatatatatgtatatatatatatatatatatgtatatatatatatatatatatatatatatatgtacatatatatatatatatatatatatatatacatatatgtatatatgtgtatatatatatatatatttatatatatatatacatatatgtatatatgtgtatatatatatatatatatatatatatatatatatatatatatatatatatatatatatatatgtatatgtatgtgtatatatatatatatatgtatatatgtatgtatatatgtatatcatgtgtatatgtatatatatatatatatatatatatatatatatatatatatatatatgtgtatatgtatatatatatatacacatatatatatatatatacatatatatatatatatatatatacatatacatatacatatatatatatatatatatatatatatatatatatatatatatatatatatatatgtcgttacaggtttgccacttaagcgtcgaacagtcaaaacgaagaggtagactaacaccgccgtgaatagtttcatgtttattaatcagacgtttcgaagattaatcaaatcaaaagtttcttttcacaaattttaCCTCTATTTTGAAAAGCTTTGTAACAATCTAAAGaactatgatatttataataactcATTTCATAATGTCACCAATAATATTTCAACTATAGCCAACAACACCTTCAAGAAATTCTCTCGTCTGGCTAATCAAACAAGTGATGCAGAACGTTTCACGTTACCTCTACAATCACTTAAGAATGACGAGTCCATAATAATCACCAAACCAGACAAAGGTCGGGGAGTAGTCATTTTAAACAAAGACGACTATCATCAGAAAGTACTTAATATTCTTAGTGACCATTCTAAATTCAAGAGAATCACTACTGAAATGTCCACTCACTTGTTATACCTTGAAGATAAGTTAAAAAGACTACTCCGGACCATTAAATCATCCATTGATGCAAGCACCTATAATTTCCTGTCAACCTCGGGTTCCAAACCCGGATTGTTATATGGTCTCCCCAAAGTACACAAACCAAACATTCCTTTAAGACCCattatttcctcgattggcacttttaaCTATAACACTGCTAAGTTTCTGGTTCCAAATATTTCTCCGTTAACTACGAATCAGTACACAATCGAAAATTCCACAGTTTTTGCAAATGAAATCACTTCACTAAACCCTGAACAACCCATCACCATGGCGAGTTTCGACGTGGAATCATTATTTACGAACGTGCCACTTCTGGAAACATCGGAGATTATAGTGAACAACATAAACTCCACTCATCTTAACAAATTTGATTTAACTAAAGATAGCTTTAAAAAGTTACTCCATATTGCAGCTCATCACTCTGTATTCTCGTATGATAATGATCTATATACCCAAACAGACGGAGTAGCAATGGGATCCCCACTCATACGCCAATGCATTTCTTTGTTACCATGAACATAATTGGTTAATCCAATGCCCACCAGAATTCAAACCTATTTactaccgacgatatattgatgatacTTTTGTCATGTTCAAACACCCTTCGCACGTAAATTTATTTTTGAATTATCTCAACTCTAAACACCAGAGCATTAAATTTACCTGCGAAACACAACAGAACAACCAACTACCCTTTTTAGACATGTACGTAACCAATGATAATGGACGTTTCCTTACGAGTATCTACCGTAAACTAACCTTTATTGGCCTCGACTTTCACTTTCTTAGCAAtgtcccatacatatatatatatatatatatatatatatatatatatatatatatatatatatatatatatatatatatttatatatatatatatgtatatatatatgtatataaatatatgtatatatatatatatatatgtatatatatatatttatatatatatatatatatatatatatatatatatgtatatatatatttatatatatttatatatatatttatatatatgtatttatatatgtatatatatatttatatatatttatatatatatttatatatgtgtatatatatatatatttatatatatattgaaatatatgtatatatacatatatacatatatatatatgtctatatatatatatatatatatatatat
This window contains:
- the LOC138859486 gene encoding uncharacterized protein: MFINQTFRRLIKSKVSFHKFYLYFEKLCNNLKNYDIYNNSFHNVTNNISTIANNTFKKFSRLANQTSDAERFTLPLQSLKNDESIIITKPDKGRGVVILNKDDYHQKVLNILSDHSKFKRITTEMSTHLLYLEDKLKRLLRTIKSSIDASTYNFLSTSGSKPGLLYGLPKVHKPNIPLRPIISSIGTFNYNTAKFLVPNISPLTTNQYTIENSTVFANEITSLNPEQPITMASFDVESLFTNVPLLETSEIIVNNINSTHLNKFDLTKDSFKKLLHIAAHHSVFSLNIELCPEHNIGFEKLGSH